A single window of Malus sylvestris chromosome 5, drMalSylv7.2, whole genome shotgun sequence DNA harbors:
- the LOC126622586 gene encoding uncharacterized protein LOC126622586 — translation MVEKKLAVVKRDKAAGRAVLTKRPRQEAESVVEPPPPAKRVKQLAKKGAREIHVISSQTTGATTPSVSPSPAVVQPSVEKQPAPAAATVRTQPISGTGTPVVPPSVEETPVPKKVVSATEGTAPGNPKPSVFILEESEGSDEVPLADRPHSRRQPLPRSEMVVQAGPSTADRGKRPVEEPTVVVEPLAPSQDQDVSASSETAVPVGPSAADRGKRPLEEPEATAESPVHLQDQGFHIPPQEVTSAFASWEVEFKALLSSTTAESGPSAAPTEAADPTALTQLREVLSLSAPQVLERNGLDLLGVCLNDLGADGRLSGNAIVRASSALERVRETFSVFQTALKAEQDLQAATAVQDTLRPKIDALRAKGEVLAELDRQMAELAKRRSAIASELARDFESGGKDRLTEYAATTKRVERLKLDKKNRQAEVIMAEVRWLELKALLSTLLPSSP, via the exons ATGGTCGAGAAAAAATTGGCCGTGGTTAAAAGGGATAAGGCTGCTGGTCGGGCCGTGCTGACCAAACGCCCTCGCCAAGAGGCCGAGTCGGTCGTTGAACCTCCACCGCCTGCCAAGCGGGTAAAACAGCTGGCAAAGAAGGGCgcacgggagatccacgtcATATCCAGTCAAACCACAGGGGCGACGACTCCCAGTGTTTCTCCTTCTCCTGCCGTTGTTCAACCCTCGGTCGAGAAACAGCCCGCCCCGGCCGCAGCGACAGTTCGAACGCAGCCTATCTCAGGGACTGGTACACCAGTTGTGCCTCCCTCCGTCGAGGAAACACCCGTTCCAAAAAAGGTGGTTTCTGCGACCGAGGGAACAGCCCCTGGAAATCCAAAACCCTCGGTCTTCATtctggaagagagtgaggggagcgacgaggtcccgCTGGCAGATCGTCCCCACTCTCGTCGGCAACCTCTCCCAAGGTCCGAGATGGTGGTTCAAGCCGGCCCCTCCACGGCTGATCGTGGCAAGCGCCCGGTCGAGGAACCGACGGTGGTGGTCGAACCCCTCGCTCCTTCCCAGGACCAGGATGTCTCTGCCTCCTCCGAAACGGCTGTTCCGGTCGGCCCATCTGcagccgaccgtggcaaacgcCCGCTCGAGGAACCCGAGGCAACGGCGGAATCGCCCGTTCATCTTCAAGACCAGGGCTTCCATATTCCTCCACAGGAGGTTACCtcggccttc GCTTCGTGGGaggtcgaattcaaagcccTCCTCTCCAGCACAACTGCCGAGTCCGGCCCTTCGGCTGCTCCGACTGAGGCTGCCGATCCAACCGCTCTAACCCAGCTACGAGAAGTTCTATCGCTTTCAGCGCCGCAAGTACTCGAGCGCAACGGTCTTGATCTACTTGGCGTGTGTCTGAACGATCTTGGGGCCGATGGTCGCCTGAGCGGAAATGCCATCGTTCGGGCATCGTCTGCTTTGGAGCGGGTTCGGGAGACATTCAGTGTCTTCCAGACCGCCCTAAAGGCCGAACAGGACCTGCAAGCTGCCACGGCCGTTCAAGATACTCTCCGTCCGAAAATCGACGCTCTAAGAGCAAAAGGAGAAGTActagccgagctcgaccgtcagATGGCCGAACTAGCAAAACGTCGGTCGGCCATCGCGTCCGAGCTTGCTAGAGACTTCGAGTCGGGCGGAAAGGATCGCCTAACTGAGTACGCGGCAACAACAAAGCGGGTCGAGCGGTTGAAGCTAGACAAGAAGAATCGGCAAGCTGAAGTTATCATGGCCGAGGTGCGGTGGTTGGAATTGAAGGCCCTTCTCAGCACCCTCTTACCTTCTTCCCCTTGA